Genomic segment of Dunckerocampus dactyliophorus isolate RoL2022-P2 chromosome 13, RoL_Ddac_1.1, whole genome shotgun sequence:
GCAGAAAGGCCAGCAGCAAGgaatgacagaaaaaaatgcaacatccTGACTCAGCACTACAAAGGTTGGCTTGAACTTTGAAacttaaaaccaaaaaaaatccactgTAGTTAAGCAAATTTCACCAACAAAAGCCAAATTGTGGTCATTCAATGCATTGTGCTATGCAGATCAGCTTCAGACTAGATTAGAACTTgaaatgtcttttctttttcaaataaaGTAGATAAAGAGGTATGTTGTACTTCTCTAACCAAACAGTCATTAAGGCAGAATATTTGTAGAACAAGGAAGTATTTCAGCTTTGGCCCTTAAACTATTTTGGGAAGTTGAACAGATGTCAGTCACCAAGTCACAGCTTCGGCACAGTCTATGTGTCAGATTTGCAATGCAATTAGTATAAAAGGTGCAGACATCTTGTGCACGGTTACAAATACGCAGCATGAGAAGCTGGAATATTTTTCCGCAGCAAAGTCAACAGCAGAATGTTGCAATCGAGCCCAAGCAACCAGTCAGGAATGAACTACCGCAAAGTCATTTGATGATATGCAACAAAGCAGAGGTGATAGGGATAGCACCCCTTATTATAGCAAGTGGTAGGTGGGCATTCCATTCTATATTATTGGATGTGACCAAACATGTTTGCAGCTTTGTTGGCACAATCACTGTCCATTTTGCTTGAGGCTTTCTAGCCGCTGAAGCAAAGCGTTCCCGAAGGCTTCCCTGTAGCCTGGACTCAGCGTGTCCAGTAATGAGTAAACTGTCTCGTGATACTGAGTGTCGAGGTCCTCGTCCACTTGGTTAAAAGCATAGCCCACCACCTGTTTGCGTGAACAAAACACATGATAAAAACTTGGGACTACAGACCTTGTTTCTTTTGCTGGAACTTACCCTCAGTCCTGCTTCTGTGAGCTCCAGACAATAGCGGTTCCCCTCTCTAGTTTCCACATTTATATAGGCCACTTCTGATGTACTGCTGAGGTTTTTGGACACCTGCATTTGGGTCACAGCGAAAAGGACATCGTTGACCACTGCTTCCGCCTCCAGTCTCATGTCCTTAACGTCGCAGAGCACCACACAGTCGTCTTCGAATGCTGACGCCATAGAGTCCTCGGGCTGGCAGTCCACTTCCATTCTTTGGAGGGGAGGGCGGAAAGCAAGCAATGACCCACTGCAGTGCACACTTTACTGTGTCATCGAAACAAGAAGAATGTAACAGCCAGTACCAAACAAGAACTATAACCTCTGTATTGTCTCATTAAAAGCACACACCCCTGTAATAAATGTACATGTTTTGTCACCACTTACAATTGCAATGTCATTGGAATGACGGCTCTGAGGGAGAATTAACTTAGCATaaaccagtgtttcccacacattcatttatttgtggcagcccacTGCCAATATTTATAATTTGGGCTGCCACAAATATTTGCACATTACTATGAGACTGTGAATGTGGCTTGTCCTTCCAACTCTTGACaatagatggcatcgtaactctgcttcttaacacacctcgtGCCACACTGTATGCCGAAGACGTAGTTGCAAGAGGAATCAGTGTTTCCGCCTGAGTATTCAGATCCCTCTAGACTTGTAGAATGTTTTTCTGGTCTAGTTGGACACTTTTGAGAactaacatgaaagcatgtatcactcttctcaacgagcagccgGTGCTGCTGCGCCACatcccccatctaaaagcacagGCGGCtcagtcttgcttgtgacataaaaaaacaagaaaaagaagcagCAGAAGAAACTTCATTTGTATTTACAAACGTATTAtgctttttgctcactttttgtctcccacatcGGCTATAGAATATCACACACATGCATCACGGACACTTATGCAACTTACACGACGGCGTCATCGAGAGCCTACCACGCAACCCGCTGCCACATACGagtgcagtcctgtgggaaacattgggggtattctgcgaagcgagtttagtgggttagcgagctttgttgagtggaaagccgggcTTGCCTGTTCAGCGAAACGTAGCTCTCTTTTtaagcagctgtatcaccatggtaacttcaTCTTAAAACCGCCTATGATGACCCTTTATTTATTCTGTCAGCGgccctccctcactctattggcGGCAGGACTCTTCATAaagctccataataattacttactcattttttgtgaaaatacacCAGCCGGGATGGCTACATTTTTGAgaggaagtagaataatatgacgtcaaacgccatAGGAACACGCACTGAGAacaaagccgagaaccggacttgacaaagttagCTGATAACCACCGTTGCAGTACCACTTTAGTTCTGTTTGGGGAGTTTAGGTTTTgctgagctgcatcttgagcacaaagcctgggtcgCGTGAGCCTCTTTTGCACAATACCCCCATTGTCAGCACTTTTCGAAGTTGACTTGTCTTGTCTCGCCTCATTTGTGTCAAGGTCTGATTCCTGCATACCAGCTGTAAGTCCGCCCACGATTCATTTTCCAGGCTGTGTCCATCATATTTTCTACCTTTGCAATTATGTAACACACCAACGCAAAATGCTGACTAAATTGACCGTGATGCTGGTTGACAGATACCGTAGATCTTTGATACAAGATgacttcatgtttattttagttCCCCCCGTTTGATAAGAATCATTTGTATGCGGGGTCAGAAGCAGAATGTCAAACCAAGTTTCAACcagatctgatccagattgCACCTTTGGCAGCAAGTTAATGTGAATAACTCAGTTTAGAAAGTACTCGGATGCTGATATCCCGATAAATcccgataataaataaatgcccgctttgacacccaaacttctgatgagcagagagggtggctgaacctggggagcacacaggacgcacctctcatggtgacatcagctgatgtgcgcagggttctaaacaaaacaaacccacgaaaagcagcaggcccagacaacatctcaggacgtgcacttcgggtttgctcatcagagctagctgatgtgcttgctgacatatttaacctgtcgcttgcacaagcatctgtaccgacctgctttaagtccaccaccatagtgcccgtacccaagaagagcaacgtgacctgcttgaatgactatcgccctatagcactcactcctattgttatgaagtgctttgaaagaatagtcatgacccacatcaaaaagagcatcccggcggcaactgtggaccctctacagtttgcatatcgccagaaccggtccacggatgatgcagtcaacactgccatccacacagccctttctcacctacagggccaggacacatacgtcagaatgctatttatagactatagctctgcttttaatacagtctgcccccacaaactcacaaataagctcctcacacttggcctgtctccctccctctgtaactgggtgtttaactttctcacaggcagaccccagtcagtcagagtcctcaaccgcacatccagctcaagaattgtgagcactgggaccccacaggggtgtgtgctgagtccactcctctacacgctcttcacctacgattgcgtggcctcccagaacaacaccagcatcattaaatttgcggatgacactacagtcatcggactgatcactggtggtgttgaaacatcatacagaagagaggtggcggacctcatagcttggtgtcgtgataacaatctccttctcaatacagataagactaaagagatgatcatcgacccaagaacaagggaaaaggagccacatagacccctgtttattggtgagactgaggtggagagggtgaaaaccttcaagttccttggcacacacatcagcgaggacctcacctggtctcacaacacccaacaaattatgaagaagtcccaaaggagactgtacttcctgagaagactgaggaaatttggcatgtccaccacaatcctgagttgcttctacagatgcaccatcgaaagtgtccttaccgcctccatcactgtttggtacggtaactgtacaacacgtgataggaaggcactccagcgggtgatcaagacctcacagaacattgttggggcagccctcccctcactgcaagacatttatacatctagagtcctacgcagaacacacaacctcatcaaggacagcacacatccacaacactcattattcacactcctaccatcaggcagacgctacaggagtttgaagtccaggaccacaaggctggcaaacagcttttacccacaggccatcaggcttctcaatgaagcactcagacacgccacacgcaacacacactcatagcactttatttatttatttatttatttgtattatttacttgcattaatgtctcttctgttgttgcttaatttcttggtatttatgtatatgtgtttatgtttcttatgttcttattctttcttgtgtttttctttcttttccttgggagaatgaacagaataagattttcattgcatggtataactgctgtttaccatgcacatgacaataaaactctcttgaatctcttgatcTTGAAATTTGATCAACTCTGATTATAATTTCTGCCGTTTATGCCCGACATTATTTTGCTCCCTTTgaccctgaaaaaaaaaaaagtgatctggattttttttcctgttttgtctgcacactattttccaaaaacaggtcttgacAAAGAGGGATAGTCTTCGGCAGGGGTGGATTGGCCAGCGAGAGTACGGGGAGGTTTCCCGGTGGGCCCGCAGACCAAAAACCGGCCAATGAACGACCGTTTATTTACTTATGTATTGCTGCGCTTTACTGTTACGCTATGGTAAATGGAAATTGATACGATCCAGGCACTAAGACCAAGCGGAAAACGGTCGCTCAATTCGAAGACTGCCGACAAACTCGTCGATTGGCTCTTTCCGTATCTTGCTAACCTGTGATTGCCCATTCCCCACTGTCATCTCCATGATGAAGTTATTAATATGTTGGCCGTTTGTCGATGCTTTCATCAAAGGATGCAACATCTCCAAGCTTACAAGTCACATGTTGCAATATGATGCGTTTTGAGCATGTACGTctgctatttttacactttataaTCATTTCTACCTATAATGACATCCCAAATCATGTTACCCGCAGAGTTCAAGTGTTTCAAGTGTGAAGTCCTACCTCAGTGCCCACAATCAAATTTGCATCATGAAAGACGTAACAATTTAAACAATATCGATGctttactgtaaatgttttcagTCAGTGTTTCTGGTGCTTGACAGTTACAATGACTAAAACACTACTGTTACAATAAGAACACTAGAtgattatattattgtttttcataCTTCATTTCATTACTTCAACTAAACACAGTTCTGATTGCATGTagactttttttgttgcatgtaaTCTTGTTCAGACTTATTTCACAATATTCCTCTGCTTTTCATGCCCAGATTTGTGATCTCCTGTGGACATGATCTCCCCAGAGACCCCAGCAGCCCAGTGAGCCCACCCATAAATCCCTAGTCCTCGGGTCAATACGGTATTTCGATACTCATATGTGATGTCATTACCATGTAAGCACTCTCCTTTACGAGGTAACTGGAACGCACCAGATGGCCGAAATAACAGTTCGCGTCAAGCTAACTTTAAAGCAATTACAAATGTTTAAATAACAGAGTGCAACATCAAAGCACAGTTTGCTCATTTAAATGTctactttttgtgttgtttctcatGTCTCTAGCTGctagcaaacaaacacacgctgTGTAGGCCACAAGTGAATTATGTGTTTTCGTCAACAAATGTGTCACATATGAATAGGATTATATTTACGTTTCATTTCACTGCATTTAAATGGCAatcaatacagtatttttttatgcGTTCGTTTTTCTCACCTCCTCGCTGATCGTGTTTCTCCGCTGAAGATTCCAGCCCACTGAGTGAGCTCTCCGTGGGGGTGGTTAAGCTGACTGTTGATGGGAGACCCCACGAAGCATTTAATTTTCTGCAGTACCAAAAACTCCACTGCAAAATGTTACTCGTGGATTTGAGTTGTCTGATATTGTGTGTACAAAAAACTGCGTTTAAAAAACGGAGAAAGTAAGTGTACCGGATATACGTGTCTTCGCCATGTAATGACGCAGCTGATTTGGTCCCGCCCCATATGTAAAAGTTGCTATcaaccaaggagtctagagaATTGGATGCGAATGGAGCGCAAATTACTGGAACAGAGTGTAGTACGCTATGGTGGCGgaagtccgccatgatggtgagcaagagaggtgggcggggagtataaaataaagttatacacaGTGCGTAGACTTTGATAAAATGGgtgaatgttatttactgagCACAatgactttatatatatatatatatatatatatatatatatatatatatatatatatatatatatatatatatatatatatatatatatatattcaagattcaagagttttattgtcatatgcacagtttattattatatattattcagtatgtatataattaaacaatattacaaaataaggTGAACATGAGGGTAGGACCACACATGGCATAGTTCATTACCATTCCGCTAATCCGTTAATTATCATTCCAGTCAGTTGATTAAAAGAAATTTGgttattatttcatgtccataAGGAACAACAGAAATGTGATGTAAAAGTACTTATATTATACAGATATTAaactggaagtatttacacaatgcaacatttatttcagtaatggcattgttaatacCTTTGATAGACTATaatctaaatcatcatcatcatcactgacttgtcatgaattcaactaatcacccagaaaaaacatattatctTAAAGCTATAATGTGTGGGAatcccacacaatatacactttAAGCCTTAATTGTCcaatgtcctgtttatttacaacaaccagtgttatacatctataacatttttatgacacatacctgGTTTTGTTTGTgaggaacttgaaaaatgacaaatctggtcttttggaccgtctattagagcaattaatgactgagcagtgtgccgaggacatgtttgcagtgcaatgtttctggattctgctcaccaccatggcggccaaacccgagCAGGCCATAAATACGGAAGTGGTTGATGAATCGGTACTCTATGctaactctagactccttgaTTTCAACCATTTGGTTTCAACTGAACGAGAGCTGACGGATATGTTGAAAACCGCGATCTGATTGGCTTATCCTTAGATTGAAGGACGAGTAGACGAATACAATATTATGTTCAATGAACATGGATTCTGCTGCTCCAACCTACCCATCGTCGACCATCCGGAGGAGTTTGAAGGCTCAGTTCGTGCGGAGTCATGAGAGTGTTTGTAAACAACACATTCTCAAGGTAATTCAACAGCCCATGTCCATTTATTCACCTGTATGTTCACTCTCTTTGTTCATATGCTTGACTTAGTGACGCTGTCGAGATAATAATTGGACCTGTATTGTATTTTAGGGAACTAACTAGAATGCAGGTAAACCTTAGCTTATATTGACTCACTGGATTCATGCGCTTTATATTGGGGCTGGCTAGCTTGCGACCCGTATACTCGCTAGCCGGCCAGCTAACAAATGACATACCTTTTGTCACCCCTTGCAATTAAGTGCATCTCCTGCCGTGACAGCTCTGCCACGCAGCTAATGACTCGGAGCTTGTTGCCATGTTAAAAGCTATTTCGTAAGTGGGTTTATCCCTTAGCCATAATGTAAAGTGGGACATTAGAAGAATAACACAATTGTGCTTGACAGATTTATAGCGCAGAATGCTGTAAGATGATACTCTTTTCAGTTAAGTGTCGTAACACCAGTACTGTACGTCTGTGATGTAGACAGCGTGTGTCAAGCActacatgtgtttattttgtgtaggtGCAGTAGTAAACTGGAGTCAGACCACTGTCTTCTCAGATCTCTGAGTATCAACACATCCGCCAAAGAGTCCCTCATTGTGGGATGCGAAGGATGTCTGAGTTCATCTTTTTTGCCTTCTTGCAGTCAACAGGATGAAATAACAGTGTTTATTTCATAACCGTTTGACAAGCAACCACATTTGGCAAAGAGCTTAAAACAAAAACCTTTCCTCGTCTTTGCACTACACACACTTGATTCAAGATGCCTTGGCCATTTTCGGACTCCATTAAGAAGCGGGCATGTAGGTATCTCCTGCATCGGTACCTTGGCAACTTTCTGCAGGAAAAACTGAGTTTGGATCAGCTCAGTTTAGATCTCTATCAAGGCACGGGATCACTGGCACAAGTGCCTCTGGATAAATGGGTATGTTCATTTAATTTGTGTAGCATGTAATACTGACTAGCATCAGAGTCAACTTTTATCTCTTGTCAGTCTCTAAATGAGCTCCTAGAGACGGCAGATGCTCCCTTTGAAATCATAGTGGGATTCATTCAGACTATTTCGCTAACCGTCCCCTGGGCAGCCTTGCTGCAGGAAAACTGTGCCCTCGAGGTCAAAGGTTTGGAGATGGTGTTTAGACCAAGGCCAAGAAAAGGTAAGACGGTCTTAGATGACTTAAGGGTGAGAAAAACATCTTATTTTGTTGTGCATTGATTTTACCAAGTGTCACctctggctgttttttttcagcatcTGGCACTGAGCCCATGTACTGGTCCAGCTTCATGACGAGCAGCATGCAACTGGCCAAAGAGTGTCTGAGCCAGAAACTCACAGATGATATGGGAGAGAGCTTTCAACCATTTGAAGGACTGGAAAAGTTTGCCGAAACTATAGAAACAGGTTGTGTACATTAGGCGCCTGCTCTTAAGAAACACTTGTATGACATCTTATGTGCACAAATGTagtgttgtatgtatttttgttggttGTCTCTTACAGTTCTGAGAAGAGTCAAAGTGACATTTTTGGATACGGTTCTGAGGGTTGAACACATTCCAGAAAATTCCAAAACTGGAATTGCTCTTGAGATTCGAATCAACAGGTGAATGGAGACCATTTTAATGTTGATTTGGTAGTCAgaaattttgtttaaaaaaaaaaaagtaaaatatcatatttatatttaaaacataaaataagcttttttgtttaataGTTTTGCTTATTATTGCTTAATTTATAATGTGTTGTAAGTAAtggtaatatttattttattttaattatttctttaaatgttttaattaataattatagtTTCCAAATATGGGGGCCTGGCTTATAAAAGCTACAAAGCTACTTTAAGCAAGATGACAGAAGTCTTTGtaatacagtaaatgtaatGGAGGCTCTCTGGTTCAAAGCCAGTTTTTTTCTGGgttctttgttttttgacattttttttgtttttttttttactgtttttttctagGATTTTTTATTCTGATGAAACGGGCGAGGAAAGCTCAAGTGTGAATGTTCATCAGCCAACCACATTTGCACACAAAAGGCTACAGATGGAGGGCATCACCGTATTTTGGGATGAATTCTCTGACATGTCTCGAGCTGGTTTTAAATCTTCACCCCCTCCAACGGTTTGACTTTGAATATTAGCATGAACAAGTGGTATGTAGCTTCCATTCTAAAACTCTACTCTCGTTTGACAGGAGACTGAGCCAAAACTCTCGCCTAGCTGGAATCCCAAAATCATTTGTGAGCCACATCCGCAGTTCACAGAGACTTTAGCCTCTACCGCGCCCTTTCAACCTGTGCAAGTAGGGAGTCTCTGTGGTAAAATTGAGCTGTCCCTTACACTCAAAAACAACCGAGCCATGCCTGGAGCAAAGGTAAGTCGGCTATCTCTTTTATAAATGTTTGgcaattaccgtaaattccggtgtataagccgcaccctcaaaatttagagggaaaaaaacgatttgttcttgtataagccgcaccggtatataagccgcatgtgtccacgtcataaagtggcatattgtggcacgcacaagAGTCTGtaaggaccagtcagctctttatttgacaggagctaatcttgagctatgaataaactcagGACGAGCGTTTCaactcattggaaattgcagcagGCCATtacacaatataacagtctgacgcacggtttcatcttacaaacaacattaaactcatcacacagcaacactcaaGCGTTAGACCTCCAGAAATATAGAAACGTGTGTCAATacaagttttatatgaaaaaatgcaacattttaaagtgttcccataatacAATTTGTTTGGGAAAACCGTTTCATTTGagaagagcatagaaagcatagaaaatggctcTGCAATGCTGCTGCTGTTCACCAGAGGACCCGGAGCCGAAAGCAAAAAGAGGGTTTCCCAaagatttttttgaagctgtggtggtgggctgcatgggaggcctCTATGTtgtgccgccgctgtgtcgctGTGGcaagataaaaaatatatatatatatttaaatgtgctgtcggtaataatgtcaacattagggtggTTTCCACAGGCTTGAataacaaatgcattaattaattttaaatgcctttctctTGGCCTttccactccttatctgtcaagtgccaacatggcagacaggtgattccggtgcatgttcttcaaaataaagtgtagtgaaatattttcatggtatttgatagatattttatttcaaattaattgcgGTCaatatgtaaaccaggggtcaccaacccagCGATCGCGAGCGACTGGTCGATCTTGGGGACTTTGCCGATCAATTGCGAGAATgttggaaaaaagttattaCATTAGTGTCCTCCCCTCcctgagagtgaccaacagacaCTCCTTTTGAACACTGAGCACGCTTCTATGCCTCGCCGCCCTCCAGGCAACAagccgcaagctccagccaaaaGCCCACTCCCCAAAACCCGTCCGGAGATACTAGTACACTGGCTCCCCTCGACGTGCCAAGTGAGACAcgtgcgagagagagagagagagagagtgacagtGCGCAGCGATGTGCTTGAGCACACAACAGTAGTTGTTGCACGCCAGTAtgactcaaaatctgcctttgctacctcaaaattaatgCACAAGTATAACttcatagacgtgcacctccaaaaaaatggttagggctgactattgtaacgcattgaccagtctctctctctccacaCCACCGCTCGCCCAAGACACTGACCCAACAAGCAGACTTGTAAtttgctcatagagcccacGCCACAAGTCCGACCCACAAAGTATgggtgaccaaagtgcggcgggggggggggcatctgCAGCCCgtagctcatttgtcattgcatcactgcagaaacaaattaaaatttaaaaaaacagcataaattttaaaaatagagcaaaagtcacaatgagaaaaaacacaaacctttgtatttaaagacaaagcgttcactttttactttactgagtacaaaataaaagtaaacctctctacaaaatacataaatatcaaattaaatatacaataaatataaattcaTATATGggtagat
This window contains:
- the gskip gene encoding GSK3-beta interaction protein, which encodes MEVDCQPEDSMASAFEDDCVVLCDVKDMRLEAEAVVNDVLFAVTQMQVSKNLSSTSEVAYINVETREGNRYCLELTEAGLRVVGYAFNQVDEDLDTQYHETVYSLLDTLSPGYREAFGNALLQRLESLKQNGQ